The genomic interval TGACGGGCGGCTGTGCGGCGGACGGGACCGCGTGCCGGGAGACAGCGCGTGGCGAGGCCCCCCGGCGGCTGCCGGAGGCCCTCACCACGCCCTGGCCCGGGGGCCGCTCAGAAGCCCACCGGCTCCGTGTACGTCCCCCACTCCTCGCGCAGGACGTCGCAGATCTCGCCCAGCGTCGCCTCCGCCCGCACCGCCTCCAGCATCGGCCCGATCATGTTCGAGCCGTCGCGGGCGGCGGCCAGCATCGCGGCCAGCGCGCCGGAGACCTTCGCGTCGTCGCGGGCCGCCTTACGGGCGTCCAGGACCCGGACCTGCTCCCGCTCGACCTCGTGGCTGACCCGGAGGATCTCCAGGTCGCCCGTGACCGAGCCGTGGTGGCAGTTGACGCCGACGACCCGCTTGTCGCCCTTCTCCAGCGACTGCTGGTAGCGGAAGGCGCTCTCGGCGATCTCGCCCGTGAACCAGCCGTCCTCGATGCCGCGCAGGATGCCCGAGGTGATGGGCCCGATGGGGTGCCGGCCGTCGGGCACGGCCCGGGTGCCGCGCTCCCTGATCTGCTCGAAGATCTTCTCCGCGTCGGCCTCGATGCGGTCGGTGAGCTGCTCGACGTACCAGGAACCGCCCAGCGGGTCCGCCACATTGGCGACGCCGGTCTCCTCCATCAGCACCTGCTGCGTGCGCAGGGCGATCTCGGCGGCCTGCTCGCTGGGCAGGGCCAGCGTCTCGTCCAGGGCGTTGGTGTGCAGGGAGTTCGTGCCGCCGAGGACGGCCGAGAGGGCCTCCACGGCCGTCCGCACCACGTTGTTGTACGGCTGCTGGGCGGTGAGCGAGACGCCGGCCGTCTGGGTGTGGAAGCGCAGCCACTGGGCCTTGTCGGTCTTCGCGCCGTAGACCTCCTTCATCCAGCGGGCCCAGATCCGGCGGGCGGCCCGGAACTTGGCGATCTCCTCGAAGAAGTCGAGGTGGGCGTCGAAGAAGAAGGAGAGCCCGGGTGCGAAGGTGTCGACGTCCAGCCCGCGGCTGAGGCCCAGCTCCACATAGCCGAAGCCGTCGGCCAGGGTGTAGGCGAGCTCCTGCGCGGCCGTCGCCCCGGCCTCGCGGATGTGGTAGCCGGAGACGGAGAGCGGCTTGTAGGCGGGGATGCCCCCGGTGCAGTGCTCCATCAGATCGCCTATCAGGCGGAGGTGGGGCTCGGGCGGGAAGAGCCACTCCTTCTGGGCGATGTACTCCTTGAAGATGTCCGTCTGGAGCGTGCCGTTGAGCACGGCCGGGTCGACGCCCTGGCGCTCGGCCGCGACCAGGTACATGCAGAAGACGGGGACGGCGGGCCCGCTGATCGTCATGGAGGTCGTGACGTCGCCGAGCGGGATGTCCTTGAAGAGGACCTCCATATCGGCGGCGGAGTCGATGGCGACGCCGCAGTGCCCCACCTCGCCGAGCGAGCGCGGGTCGTCGGAGTCGCGCCCCATCAGCGTCGGCATGTCGAACGCGACGGAGAGGCCGCCGCCGCCGGCGGCGAGGATCATCTTGTACCGCTCGTTGGTCTGCTCGGCGTTGCCGAAGCCGGCGAACTGGCGGATGGTCCAGGTGCGGCCGCGGTAGCCGGTCGCGTGGAGGCCCCGGGTGAAGGGGTACTCACCGGGCCAGCCGATCCGCTCGAAGCCCTCGTAGGCGTCACCGGGGCGGGGGCCGTAGACGGGCGCGACCTCGTCACCGGAGAGGGTGGTGAAGTCCGCCTCGCGCTTGCGCGCCGCGTCGTACCGGGCCTGCCAGCGGCTGCGCCCCGCCTCGATCGCGCTTGCGTCCATGATCTGTCGTCCGCCTCTCCGCGCCCCGGCGCGAGTGGTAGTGATCGGCGGCTGGCGCCGCGCGGGCCGCCTCTCGGGGCCGATTTACTAGGACGTCCTAGTAAATCGTCGCGCAAGAACGCCCCGAACACAAGGGGTGTCCGGGGCGTGTGTCGCGAGCCGCGGGGCTCAGGCGGTGGCGCGGGAGGCGTCGTCGACGATCAGGGGCTCCAGCTCCTTGACCGCCTTGCGCTCCACGAAGAAGGCCGCCGTGGGGATGGTGCCGGCCACCAGGACCCACGCCAGCCTGCCGAACGACCACTTGGCCTTGGAGCCCATGTCGAAGGCGAAGACCAGGTACAGGATGAAGAGCCAGCCGTGGGCGATGGCGATCAGCCGGACGGCGCCCGAGACATCCATGTCGAGCAGGTACTTGGCGATCATCCCGATCACCAGCAGGACCAGCAGCACGCCCGTGACGTACGCGAGGACGCGGTAGCGGGTCAGCACGCTTCTTTTCATGCCTACGAGCGTAACCGCACGTTCCGGGGCGATCTTCGCCGCCCCTTCCCCGCCGCGGCGCGTGTCCTCGCGGCGGCGGGCGCCCCGGCCTACGCGCCCCGCGCGCCCTCGAAGTCCGCGCCTTCCTCGGCGCTCCCCGGCTCCGCGTCCTCGAAGTCCTCCGCCGCCACCCGCAGGGGCCGCAGCAGCGAGAAGATCTCCGCGCAGCCCTCCGCGTCGTACACCCCCAGGCCGAAATCCATGGCCATCAGGTCGCGGGTGGCCGCGTCGACGACCTCGCGGCCCTTGTCGGTGATCGAGGCGAGGGTGCCCCGGCCGTCGTTGGGGTTGGGGCGCTTGGCCACCAGGCCCGAGACGACCAGCCGGTCCACCGTGTTGGTGACCGAGGTGGGGTGCACCATCAGCCGCTCGCCGATCTTGGACATCGGCAGCTCGCCGGCCTTGCTGAACGTCAGCAGCACCAGCGCCTCGTAGCGGGCGAAGGTCAGCCCGTACGGTTTGACGACCGCGTCGACCTGGCCCAGCAGGATCTGGTGGGCCCGCATGATCGAAGTGATCGCGGCCATCGACGGCACGGACCCCCAGCGCTGCTTCCAGAGCTCGTCTGCGCGGGCGATGGGATCGAAGGGGAGGCTGAGCGGCTTCGGCACGGGACGAGCCTACCGCCCGGCCACATGGTGACCGCCGGTATCTCAAATTCCGGACGGCACAGGGGAAGGACTAGGCGTTTCCCTCGTCACGCGGCGGTCTCCCGTGCCTCACGCACCAGCTGCACGGCGTCCGCGAGGCGCAGCCGCGGCTCCGCCTTGCGGACGGCCCGGATGGCGTGGAGCTCCTGGGCGACGGGGTCGACGCCGGCCTCGGCGCAGACGCCGCGCACCCACTCGGCCCGCACCTCGCGCTCCGGGCGGGCGGCCCGCTCGGCGATCAGCGCGGCGGCGCGCTCCAGGCCGGGCCGCTCCGCGTCGCTCGCCGAGGCCAGCGCCTCGGCGACGGCGTCGGCCACGGCGGCCGAGTCGCGGAGCACGACCACGGCGTCGAGGCCGGGCGCGGACTTCTCGTCGCCGTTACCGTTCTTGAGCAGCTTGAACACGGCTGACTCCCCCTGTCGGTCCTGCTGTCGATCTTGCCGCCGCCGAGCGTACGACACCCCGCACCACGATCCCCACCACCAGTGTGCCGCTCACCCCGGTTCCGGCCACCACGTCTTCGGCGCTGCCGTCGTCGTGGCCTACATGAGCGCGGCCGATGAGGCCCTCGACCCTCCGTACGGCGCCCTGCTCGATCTCGCCCGCGACATGGACGCCAACCGTGCGGACGCCTACGACGCGGCCGACCGCATCCGGTCCTGGCGCGTCCGACCGGTTCACGGCGGTTCGCCGCCCGGTCCCACGCGAAAGCGGCCGCCCGGAACGGACCGTGGGGTCCGTTCCGGGCGGCCGCTCGAAGAAGGCGCGGGCCGGGTCGGGTCAGCCTTCCGACAGGTGGCGTTCGACCGTTTCGACCTTCGACGTCAGACCGTTCGTGACGCCGGGGCGGATGTCCGCCTTCAGGACGAGGGAGACGCGGCCGCAGCGGGCCTCCACCGCGGCGACGGCGCGCTTGACGACGTCCATGACCTCGTCCCATTCGCCCTCGACCGACGTGAACATCGCGTCCGTGCGGTTGGGCAGGCCGGACTCGCGGACCACACGGACGGCGTCGGCCACGTACTCGCCGACGTCCTCGCCGACGCCCAGGGGCGAGACGGAGAAGGCGACGATCATGCGTTGACCACGCCTTCCTTGCGGGCGCGGGCGGCGATGACGCTCGCCTCGGCCTCGCGGCGCAGCTTGCGCTCGGCGAAGAAGCCGCCGAAGGGGAGGACGGAGAGGATGAAGTACAGGGCGGCGGTCTTCAGCTGCCACTTGGTCTTGTTCCAGGCGTCCAGCCAGAACAGGACGTAGATGACGAAGAGGATGCCGTGGATGGCGCCCATCACCGGCACGGCGTTGAAGTCGGTCGTGCGCTTGAGCACCGAGCAGACCATCAGCAGCAGGAAGGAAACGGCCTCCGGGGCGGAGACCAGGCGGAGCCGGCGCAGGGCGGAGGCGGTCTTGATGTCCACGGGGGCACCTTCGGAGTGTGAGTGGCGGAACGACTACCGCTTGTGAGGGTATTCACAAGCCGGTCCATTGTCTCAGCCCGGCGGACGATCACGGGATGGGGGTCCGGTCCGGGACATTCCGGGACGGTTCCGGGTCGCTTCCGGGGCCACAACGACAAACAGGGCCTGTTCGAGCGGTATGTCCTGCCGCTAGCGTCGTCCCGTGGCTCAGTTTCGGCTCCAAGGGAGCAAAGTTCTCGCCGTCGACCTCTCCGGCGACGCGGTCAAGGCCAAGAACGGCGCGATGGTCGCGTACGAGGGCGAGATGTCGTTCAAGAAGATGACCGGCGGCGGCGACGGCCTGCGCGGCATGGTCACGCGCCGGCTCACCGGCGAACAGATGGAAGTGATGGAGGTGAAGGGGCGCGGCACCTGCTACTTCGCCGACCGCGCCACCGAGATAAACCTGGTCACACTGCGCGGCGAGACGCTCTACGTCGAGTCCAGCAATCTGCTGTGCACCGACGCCGCCCTGCGCACCGGCACCTCCTTCACCGGTCTGCGCGGCGCCTCCCAGGGCACCGGGCTGTTCACGACGACCGTCGAGGGTTCCGGCCAGGCGGCGATCATGTCGGACGGCCAGGCGGTCGTGCTGCGGGTGACGCCGTCGACGCCGCTCCAGGTGGACCCGGGCGCGTACATCGCGCACACCGGCAAGCTGAAGCAGCACTTCCAGTCCGGGGTGAACTTCCGGACCTTCATCGGCGAGGGCTCCGGCGAGGCCTTCCAGATCCGTTTCGAGGGCGAGGGCCTGGTGTACGTACAGCCCAGCGAGCGCAACACGATCGGCGGTGACGTCTGATGCCCTTCCGGCTCCTGAACTCCCGCATGGTCGAGGCGAAGCTCGTCCCCGGCCAGCGGCTCTTCAGCCAGCGCGGCGCCATGCTCGCCTACAAGGGCGACGTGTCCTTCACGCCCAGCATCACGGGCGGCCAGGGCGGCGTGATGGGCATGATCGGCCGCCGGGTGGCCAACGAGGCGACGCCCCTGATGACCGTGGAGGGCGCCGGCACGGTGATGTTCGGCCACGGCGGGCACCACGTGCATGTGATCGAGCTGTCCGGCGAGACGCTCTACGTGGAGGCCGACCGCCTCCTCGCCTTCGACGGCTCCCTCCAGCAGGGCACGATGTTCATGGGCTCGCAGGGCGGCGTCATGGGCATGGTCCGCGGCCAGGTCACGGGCCAGGGCCTGTTCACCACGACGCTCAAGGGGCACGGCGCCGTCGCGGTGATGGCGCACGGCGGCTTCATCGAGCTGCCGATCACCCCGCGGCGGCCCGTGCACGTCGACCCGCAGGCGTACGTCGCGCACCGCGGCGAGGTCCGCAACAAACTCTCGGCCGCGCTCGGCTGGCGCGAGATGGTCGGCCGCGGTTCCGGTGAGGCGTTCCAGCTCGAACTGTCCGGCAGCGGCACGGTGTACGTACAGGCCTCGGAGGAGAAGCTGTGAACGGCCCGGTGATCCATGACGCGCACACGCTGCCGGTCGACGACAACGTCAATCCGTACGCCTTCAGCGTGGACCTCGACGGCCAGTGGTTCCTCCAGAAGGGGAAGATGATCGCCTATTACGGGCGTATCGACTTCCACGGCATCGGCCACGGCCGCCTCGACCGTCTCATCGCCCGCAGTTTCCACTCCCCGCTGCACGCCGCGGACTGGGTGGTGGCCGAGGGCCAGGGCAAGATGCTGCTCGCCGACCGCTCCTTCGACGTGAACTCCTTCGACCTGGAGGACGGCAACCTCACGGTGCGCTCGGGGAATCTGCTGGCCTTCCAGCCGTCCCTGTCCCTCAAGCAGTCGATCGTCCCCGGCTTCCTCACGCTGATCGGCACCGGCAAGTTCGTCGCGGCCTCCAACGGCCCGGTCGTCTTCGCCGAGCCGCCGATCCGGGTCGACCCGCAGGCGCTCGTCGGCTGGGCGGACTGCCCCTCGCCGTGCCACCACTACGACCACCAGTACCTGACCGGGGTCCTCGGCGGGGTACGGGCGTTCACCGGGATCGGCGGCACCTCGGGCGAGGAGCATCAGTTCGAGTTCGTCGGTGCCGGTACGGTACTGCTTCAGTCCACGGAGCAGCTGATGGCGGAGATCTCGACGGGCAGCGTGCCGCAGCAGGCCGGTGTCCCGGGCGCAACCCCGCCGAATCAGCCATCTATGCCACGCATGCCGGGCCAGCTGGGAGACCTCCAGCGCCGCTTCGGGCTGTGAGCGGTACCCTGCGGAGGGTGACGTCGAACGCGTGACCTCGTCACCCGCACCCACACTGGTTAATTTTTCAACTTTCTTAGGTAGAATTCCTCTATGTCTATGGACACCGAGAACGGCACCCGCTGGCTCAGCGAAGAGGAACAGCGCGCCTGGCGCGCCCATCTGGACGTCAGCCGCCTGTTGATGCACCAGCTCGAACGGGACCTCCAGCCGTTCGGCCTCACCAACAACGACTACGAGATCCTCGTCAATCTCTCGGAGTCCGAGGACCACCGGATGCGGATGAGCGACCTCGCCACCGCCACCCTCCAGTCCAAGAGCCGGCTCTCCCACCAGATCACCCGCATGGAGAACGCCGGTCTCGTCCGCCGCGAGAACTGCGAGTCCGACCGGCGTGGCCTGTATGCCGTCCTCACCGAGCAGGGCTGGGAGATGATGCGGGAGGTCGCCCCGCACCATGTCGCCTCCGTCCGCGAGCACTTCATCGACCTGCTGGGCGAGGCGGACCTCAAGGCGCTCTACGCCTCCCTCGCCCCGGTGGCCCAGCACCTGCGGACCACGCGCGGGCGGGTCTGAGTCCCGGCCCCACCGGCCGGGGCGCCTCGCGCGGGCGCCCCGGCACTCCTCAGGACCGCGCGGCGCGCGTGTAGTCGGCCCAGACGCGGGCCGGGAAGACATTGCCGCGCCGCCCGTCCTCGCCGCCGACCTCCGACACCGGCAGCAGCTGCGGCTCCCCCGGCTTCGTACGGAACAGGGTCACGGCCGTGGACAGCTCCTCGGTGTAGCCCACGAACCACGCCGACCGCAGCCGGTCCTGGTCCCCGGTCCGGGCCGCCGCGAAGGGGCCGGTCCCCTTCGCCCCGTCGGTCACGGCCTCGTCCACGCCCTTGGCGCCCGTCTCCCGGAGCACCTCCGTGACGCCGTCGGCCACGCCCTTGTCCATGGCCCGCCGCGCCTTCGCCCGGTCCTCGAAGCCGCCGACGGACACCCGGTCCTTGAGCAGCTTCGTCACCGAGTACGGGTCGTTCTGCATCCCGTGGTTGGCGAAGGTGCCGTACGCGCCCGCCATCCGGATGGCGCTGGGCGTCGAGGTCCCGATGGGGAACGTCCGCTCCAGCTCGGCCATGCTGCCCTTGAGCAGGCCCGCGCGCACGGCCGTGTCCCGCACCTCCTCCAGGCCCACGTCCCGGCCGAGCTGGGTGAAGGTGGCGTTGCCGCCGGTCGTGAGCGCCTGGCGCAGGGTGGGGTGCGAGTCGTCCGGGCCGGGGCCGTCGGCCGACGGCGCGAGCAGGGTGCCGTCCTTGCCGTAGTAGCTGTCGGGGTCGTCGCCGCGCTTGAGGGCGGCGGCGAGGACGAACGGCTTGAACGCGGAGCCCGCGGGGACGCCGGACGTGTCCGCGTTGTTGGCGAAGTGCTTGGTGGCGTCGGGGCCGCCGTAGAGGGCGAGGACGGCGCCGTCCGAGGGCCGCACCGAGGCGGCGCCGACCTGGACGCCCTCGTCGGCCGGGCGCTTCTTCGGGTCGACGTCCCGGCCGAGCACGCCTTCCACAGCCTTCGACAGCTGCCGCATCCGGTTCCTGTCGAAGGTGGTGTGGATCTTGTAGCCGCCGCGCGCGAGGTCCTGGTCGGTGAGCATCGTGCGCTGCTTGATGTATTTGTTGGCGACGTCGACGAGATAGCCGGTCTGGCCGCCCAGGCTCGTGGACATCGACTGCTTGAGCGGCTCCGGGAAGGTCCGGTACTTCTCGCGCTCCTCCTCGGCGAGCAGCCCCGCCTTGACCTGCCGGTCGAGGATCCACTTCCAGCGGTCGACCGCGCGGGCGTGGTTGGCCGCGCTGGTGGCGGGGTCGTAGAGCTCCGCCCCCTTCAACAGGGAGGCCAGCATGGCGCTCTGACCCGGGTTCAGCTTCTTGGCGGGGATGCCGTAGTACGCCTGGGCCGCGGCCTCGATCCCGTAGGCGCCGCGGCCGAACCAGCTGGTGTTCAGATAGCCCTGGAGGACTTCGTCCTTGCTCTTCGTCCGGTCCACCTTGAGCGAGATGACGAACTCCTTGACCTTCCGCGTGACGGTCTGCTCCTGCGAGAGGTAGGTGTTCTTCACGTACTGCTGGGTGATCGTGGAACCGCCCTGGGTCTCCCCGCCCTGGGCGGTACTGGCGAACGCCCGCAGGATGCCCTTGAACGACACCCCGCGGTCGCTGTAGAAGCTCTCGTTCTCCGCGGCGATCACGGCGGTCCGGGCGGACTCCGGCACCTCCGACAGGCGGACGATGTTCCGGTTGACCTGCCCGAGGCTCACCATCTGGCTGCCGTCCGACCAGTAGTACGTATTGGCCTCCTGGAAGGCCGCGGCGTTCTCGTCGGGGATGTCCACGCTCGCGTAGACCCAGGCGAACAGCCCGGCCAGGGTGCCGACGCACACCGTGAGCACGCCCAGGAGCTGCCGCCAGGACGGGAGCCAGCGCCGGACGCCGCGTCTGCCGTGGCGCGGGTAGTCGACGAGTCTCCTGCCGGCCGGCTTCTCCTTCCCCTTGCGGCGGGGGCGCGGCTTGTCACGGTGCTTGCTCAAGGGCCGGTCACTCCTGGACGAGGCATCTCCGTACGGATTCCTGCGGAACTCGGTGTTGACGGCTGAGACGGTCCCGGGCGAGCGCTGGTTCGATAATTTGTATGAGCGTTCTGTGACATGTGTGGTTGCTGTGACGAACGAGGCGGTGAACAAGGCGTCCGGGGCCGGTTTTTCCGGCGTGGCGCCCGACCGTCCATGACACGCCGACCGTTCCGCTATGCCCCTTACCTCCCAGGG from Streptomyces albireticuli carries:
- a CDS encoding DUF3817 domain-containing protein, with translation MDIKTASALRRLRLVSAPEAVSFLLLMVCSVLKRTTDFNAVPVMGAIHGILFVIYVLFWLDAWNKTKWQLKTAALYFILSVLPFGGFFAERKLRREAEASVIAARARKEGVVNA
- a CDS encoding DUF3817 domain-containing protein gives rise to the protein MKRSVLTRYRVLAYVTGVLLVLLVIGMIAKYLLDMDVSGAVRLIAIAHGWLFILYLVFAFDMGSKAKWSFGRLAWVLVAGTIPTAAFFVERKAVKELEPLIVDDASRATA
- a CDS encoding transglycosylase domain-containing protein; this translates as MSKHRDKPRPRRKGKEKPAGRRLVDYPRHGRRGVRRWLPSWRQLLGVLTVCVGTLAGLFAWVYASVDIPDENAAAFQEANTYYWSDGSQMVSLGQVNRNIVRLSEVPESARTAVIAAENESFYSDRGVSFKGILRAFASTAQGGETQGGSTITQQYVKNTYLSQEQTVTRKVKEFVISLKVDRTKSKDEVLQGYLNTSWFGRGAYGIEAAAQAYYGIPAKKLNPGQSAMLASLLKGAELYDPATSAANHARAVDRWKWILDRQVKAGLLAEEEREKYRTFPEPLKQSMSTSLGGQTGYLVDVANKYIKQRTMLTDQDLARGGYKIHTTFDRNRMRQLSKAVEGVLGRDVDPKKRPADEGVQVGAASVRPSDGAVLALYGGPDATKHFANNADTSGVPAGSAFKPFVLAAALKRGDDPDSYYGKDGTLLAPSADGPGPDDSHPTLRQALTTGGNATFTQLGRDVGLEEVRDTAVRAGLLKGSMAELERTFPIGTSTPSAIRMAGAYGTFANHGMQNDPYSVTKLLKDRVSVGGFEDRAKARRAMDKGVADGVTEVLRETGAKGVDEAVTDGAKGTGPFAAARTGDQDRLRSAWFVGYTEELSTAVTLFRTKPGEPQLLPVSEVGGEDGRRGNVFPARVWADYTRAARS
- a CDS encoding AIM24 family protein translates to MPFRLLNSRMVEAKLVPGQRLFSQRGAMLAYKGDVSFTPSITGGQGGVMGMIGRRVANEATPLMTVEGAGTVMFGHGGHHVHVIELSGETLYVEADRLLAFDGSLQQGTMFMGSQGGVMGMVRGQVTGQGLFTTTLKGHGAVAVMAHGGFIELPITPRRPVHVDPQAYVAHRGEVRNKLSAALGWREMVGRGSGEAFQLELSGSGTVYVQASEEKL
- a CDS encoding AIM24 family protein, with protein sequence MNGPVIHDAHTLPVDDNVNPYAFSVDLDGQWFLQKGKMIAYYGRIDFHGIGHGRLDRLIARSFHSPLHAADWVVAEGQGKMLLADRSFDVNSFDLEDGNLTVRSGNLLAFQPSLSLKQSIVPGFLTLIGTGKFVAASNGPVVFAEPPIRVDPQALVGWADCPSPCHHYDHQYLTGVLGGVRAFTGIGGTSGEEHQFEFVGAGTVLLQSTEQLMAEISTGSVPQQAGVPGATPPNQPSMPRMPGQLGDLQRRFGL
- a CDS encoding MTH1187 family thiamine-binding protein; its protein translation is MIVAFSVSPLGVGEDVGEYVADAVRVVRESGLPNRTDAMFTSVEGEWDEVMDVVKRAVAAVEARCGRVSLVLKADIRPGVTNGLTSKVETVERHLSEG
- a CDS encoding MarR family winged helix-turn-helix transcriptional regulator: MPKPLSLPFDPIARADELWKQRWGSVPSMAAITSIMRAHQILLGQVDAVVKPYGLTFARYEALVLLTFSKAGELPMSKIGERLMVHPTSVTNTVDRLVVSGLVAKRPNPNDGRGTLASITDKGREVVDAATRDLMAMDFGLGVYDAEGCAEIFSLLRPLRVAAEDFEDAEPGSAEEGADFEGARGA
- a CDS encoding MarR family winged helix-turn-helix transcriptional regulator, coding for MDTENGTRWLSEEEQRAWRAHLDVSRLLMHQLERDLQPFGLTNNDYEILVNLSESEDHRMRMSDLATATLQSKSRLSHQITRMENAGLVRRENCESDRRGLYAVLTEQGWEMMREVAPHHVASVREHFIDLLGEADLKALYASLAPVAQHLRTTRGRV
- a CDS encoding AIM24 family protein; protein product: MAQFRLQGSKVLAVDLSGDAVKAKNGAMVAYEGEMSFKKMTGGGDGLRGMVTRRLTGEQMEVMEVKGRGTCYFADRATEINLVTLRGETLYVESSNLLCTDAALRTGTSFTGLRGASQGTGLFTTTVEGSGQAAIMSDGQAVVLRVTPSTPLQVDPGAYIAHTGKLKQHFQSGVNFRTFIGEGSGEAFQIRFEGEGLVYVQPSERNTIGGDV
- a CDS encoding acyl-CoA mutase large subunit family protein, which gives rise to MDASAIEAGRSRWQARYDAARKREADFTTLSGDEVAPVYGPRPGDAYEGFERIGWPGEYPFTRGLHATGYRGRTWTIRQFAGFGNAEQTNERYKMILAAGGGGLSVAFDMPTLMGRDSDDPRSLGEVGHCGVAIDSAADMEVLFKDIPLGDVTTSMTISGPAVPVFCMYLVAAERQGVDPAVLNGTLQTDIFKEYIAQKEWLFPPEPHLRLIGDLMEHCTGGIPAYKPLSVSGYHIREAGATAAQELAYTLADGFGYVELGLSRGLDVDTFAPGLSFFFDAHLDFFEEIAKFRAARRIWARWMKEVYGAKTDKAQWLRFHTQTAGVSLTAQQPYNNVVRTAVEALSAVLGGTNSLHTNALDETLALPSEQAAEIALRTQQVLMEETGVANVADPLGGSWYVEQLTDRIEADAEKIFEQIRERGTRAVPDGRHPIGPITSGILRGIEDGWFTGEIAESAFRYQQSLEKGDKRVVGVNCHHGSVTGDLEILRVSHEVEREQVRVLDARKAARDDAKVSGALAAMLAAARDGSNMIGPMLEAVRAEATLGEICDVLREEWGTYTEPVGF